From the Lathyrus oleraceus cultivar Zhongwan6 chromosome 3, CAAS_Psat_ZW6_1.0, whole genome shotgun sequence genome, the window ATTTTGCTATTAGACCCATTTTTGACAAATGTATGCTTCTTATATGAATGGTTTAAAAACCTTTCATAATTTTATGGATCAATAGAAAATGCAATCTTTAGTTGTAAGACTTTGTCTAATTTGACTTGAAGAGCATTTATCTCTTTTTGCCAATCATGACAAGATTCACAACCAAAATTTGAAGGTTTTTCATCCTCATTCTTGTCACTTTGAATATCTATCATAGATCTCTTAATAGCTTCTAACCTCTTTTCAGATTCTAACATTTTAGCTTCTAAGTGTAAAAAGACTTTTTCATGTGAAGCTAATTTGTTAAAGGCTTTTAAGGCCTCTCTATGAAGATCTTCAAAGGCTTTTTGTCATTGAAGATAAGATAAGTCATTAATAGTTTCAAGCTTATAAAGACTtacatttttcttcttctttctatTTTCCATGAGGAAAATATGGGTCGATTCTACACTTGAAGTGGAACTTTCATCGCTTAAGGAATCACTTGCACTCTCCCAAGTACCATATGCTCTTCTAGACTTGCTAGACTTCTTGTGATGCTCGTTCTCTTTGTCTTTCTTAATATTAGGACATTTCGGTCTATAGTGACCAAATTCTCCATAATTATAGCATGAACTTCTATATTTACCTTTCTTGTTCTCATCTTCTCTTGAGGCTTTTGCTACCCTTCCAAACTTTGTTAAGTTCTTGTCATAGAGGTTGACTTCATTCTTCCTTATATACCTTTGGTATCTTTTGACAAATAACCCAATCTCTTTATTATTGGGGTCAGAGTTCTTGACTTCATGTTTCCATATGTGTCTATTGTACCTTTTGACGAACAACCTCATatcttcatcatcagaatcattATCGCTTCTTGTCTCATTGTTGGAGAAATTTGAGCTTAAAGTCCTTAGAGCAATAGACTTCCTCACTTCCTCCTTGTCTTTACCTttctccttcttcatcttcttttcaTACCTTTTTTTCATGTTTTCCAAGCAAGTtagttcttgctcatgttcttccaattttCCAAATAAGGTAGTGATATCAATTACTTTAAGATAATTCACCTCTTTGATTGCGGTGACCTTGGGTTGTCATTCGCTATTAAGACATCTCAAAAccttattagtagcaatatcattagaaataggcttacctagagcattcaacCGGTTATGAGAATGTGTTGTACCTTCCAATCATGTGACCACAACTTcctatcattatcattccattgacCTTCTATTTTTGGTATGATAACGCCTTCGtcattggtcattgtaatttcaTTAGGATCATTGATGATGGCATCCTATACACCCTTATCAACggagttgatatggatacgcatacaagctttccaatagctATATTTCTCACCAGTAAAAATAGGTACTCTATTAtacgcccctttaggttcggtagTCATCATCTAATAAACAAATATTAAGCATGGAATGAACTAGAGCTCGTGATGCTGCTTGTTAGACGATATGCCTAGATCTATAGGGGGTGAAGAGATGACAAGTTTAAAACTTGAACAAAAATTAGTTTTGAAAATGTTTATAGCACAGAAGCAAGTTTCAAAAAAATCCCGGATCCAAAATCGTCTAACCAAACCTACTATCAAAAAGCTCGGATATGCGTAGAGGTGTCAATGcaatgataataatccacaatTCAATCAACGACAACTAATCACAACTAGTTGAATATAATACAATAGgaaaagtctatctccaatgaacaaaacacacacaaaattAAGTCAAGATATTTTTCGAACACTTAATGTGCGATCAATGATGTTTGGAACTATATGTAGTGTTTGTTGTTCTTcaaaatccaatcacaaccaaatgtTTTGTGATCTACACAACAACACAAATTTCAAAACACATTCAAAATTATGATCCTAACAATGTTGATCAAATGATCAATGCATTTGATAATTTTCAAACCACAAAATAaaagagatagatagatagatagtgtaagaccctaattttgaccctaaaatccctcatggcatcatttcattacatttacattgcctcaaggatcataagtATCTTGGctctttgcctttgggtgggatatcttgagatttggtttgagatcaccaagcatgcttgaattgtatatcattgcttttctcatttttattcactaaccaaaagcacaaaaatatgtcactatCATTTTTTTTTGTAGTTTGAGCAGTCACAtggtcaaaagcttctaggagatcctatgtgcaatgatatggtcaagtgaaggtgaaagcaagcatggaaatggttcccaaatctctcatccatcaaatatgcctcccaaatgtttcaattcatcattttgatcaagcaAATCAAAGagcttgaggcttgtttcccaaggaaaccctaattcatctgatcatcaacaatgccttgctcatgaagcaacctcaacccatggtcaaatacaatcaagggaagttctttaattcatcatttaatgcatatttgaacttatttgagtgtccttaatcatccattcatcaagatatgagttttggacttgagaagttgatcagttaattcataTGACTATTTggaagtacactgagacctaactttttatgtgttggtcaaatggagatgaccccaagagaacatatgttcttaagaaccatataaaaaaactttcatgttcataaaaatttgatttgaagcttggaaggtcatcatccattctaagacattataggtcattttgactgaaaccctaattttgggtcaacttcccaaggacataactcattcattttttatgtttttgaGGTGATACTTAGTGAATTGGAAAGACTAATgtgtctaattaaaatgttatgttgagaaaaattgcaaaatctcaaaataaatacatgtgataatgcaaaacattataggtcactttggaccaaatgcattgaaatgtgaaaaattccaacttcaagtccccataacttcttcattaaaaatccaaatgatgcaaaatttaagtctagAATGATTctcttgaaaagatatacaacttatatgttgaagattttgtcatttggagcttgaatcattgagacagaagggcttgaacattggccaattttggaaattccacatatgcatgttttgcaccctacacttcaagttcagttttcattaatttccaaggcccaaatgaagttttgatcaacatgacatttgttccttatgcaacaagctttccagccattactcataaggttgcattttgattttggacatggcattttcgaaggcttcaatgaaatagtgcattttatgaaaatcattccaatttccatgcatgatccattaacatccaatctgcacgtccaattcataTTTCGTGATGTATATCttgcaattccaatcagaattgggccctccatgcgcctgtacaggcccatgcatggaggccaTCTTCTCCCATGCACACAATTTTGATGATGCTTGCAACTCcctccatctataaatacaaggccaatgCTCTTCATTTCATCAACCTTAAGGGGCCCTACATGTTGTACAACCGAAATCCCaccctctcaccaaaggaacaatctcaattttctctcaaatttcagatctgaattttgatttcctcgattgaaatttcaaatctaaagttccttagccttcttcTCCTTCATCCATAGATCACACTGCAAGCTTAAGCATCAAGAAATCGTGCTCTCAAACTCTCCATTCAGAGGTTTAATTCAAACTTTGAtttcttcgaatctcattatacattgcttgtttcttgctattgttgtgttgtctaaagtcctcttcatagaggcaattaTTCTGAGCTTTAAATTGTTGAAATCAAGCAAATTCACttgaacaccaccaaacttccatctctgatttctctcaatctagagatatagagtggaattgagtggcataggagtgatgtacatcactccacctttcgaacagtacctggatcgtgcattttggttcACTTTTATTTCTCTGTAATTTTTGGCCTtcgccgga encodes:
- the LOC127131073 gene encoding uncharacterized protein LOC127131073 → MKKRYEKKMKKEKGKDKEEVRKSIALRTLSSNFSNNETRSDNDSDDEDMRLFVKRYNRHIWKHEVKNSDPNNKEIGLFVKRYQRYIRKNEVNLYDKNLTKFGRVAKASREDENKKGKYRSSCYNYGEFGHYRPKCPNIKKDKENEHHKKSSKSRRAYGTWESASDSLSDESSTSSVESTHIFLMENRKKKKNVSLYKLETINDLSYLQ